Proteins from one Pantoea cypripedii genomic window:
- a CDS encoding helix-turn-helix transcriptional regulator has protein sequence MKSSPRTLKYCPGHLTATECIIIRRLYEQASHAQISEELAISIKTVSTHKINALRKLGVRNFNQLYFHN, from the coding sequence ATGAAGTCTTCACCACGAACTTTAAAGTATTGCCCAGGGCATCTGACAGCAACGGAGTGTATTATTATCCGTCGGCTTTATGAACAAGCATCACACGCCCAAATATCGGAGGAGTTAGCAATATCGATTAAGACAGTCAGCACTCATAAAATCAACGCTCTACGAAAACTAGGCGTCAGAAATTTTAACCAACTTTATTTTCATAACTAG